Proteins from one Fragaria vesca subsp. vesca linkage group LG6, FraVesHawaii_1.0, whole genome shotgun sequence genomic window:
- the LOC101307513 gene encoding 40S ribosomal protein S5-1-like isoform 2, with product MATEVVAEPVQQLYQEPHNDVKLFNKWTFDDIQVSDISLGDYIGVTQSKHAIYVPHTAGRYSVKRFRKAQCPIVERLTNSLMMHGRNNGKKLMAVRIVRHAMEIIHLLTDLNPIQVIVDAVVNSGPREDATRIGSAGVVRRQAVDISPLRRVNQAIYLLTTGARESAFRNIKTIAECLADELINAAKGSSNSYAIKKKDEIERVAKANR from the exons ATGGCAACTGAAGTCGTAGCCGAGCCTGTCCAGCAGCTCTACCAGGAGCCTCACAACGATGTCAAGCTCTTCAACAAGTGGACCTTCGATGATATTCAG GTCAGTGACATCTCCCTTGGAGATTACATTGGAGTGACCCAATCCAAGCATGCAATTTATGTGCCTCACACTGCTGGGAGGTATTCAGTCAAGCGTTTCAGGAAAGCTCAGTGCCCTATTGTGGAGAGGCTTACAAACTCTCTCATGATGCACGGGAGAAACAACGGAAAGAAATTGATGGCTGTTAGGATTGTTAGGCACGCAATGGAAATTATCCATTTGCTTACCGACTTGAACCCCATTCAAGTTATTGTTGATGCTGTTGTTAACAG TGGTCCACGTGAAGATGCCACTCGTATTGGATCTGCTGGAGTTGTTAGGCGTCAGGCTGTGGATATCTCACCTCTGAGACGTGTGAATCAGGCTATCTATCTCCTGACAACTGGTGCTCGTGAGTCTGCTTTCAGGAACATCAAAACTATTGCTGAATGCTTGGCTGATGAGCTTATCAATGCTGCCAAAGGTTCCTCCAACAG TTATGCTATCAAGAAGAAGGATGAGATTGAAAGGGTTGCCAAGGCCAATCGTTAA
- the LOC101303140 gene encoding pentatricopeptide repeat-containing protein At2g20710, mitochondrial-like, giving the protein MTKHSHFSSLFNTLYSRLSHFSLFYSTAAPKSHRKSWRGSLNSLYRRISRNDPKASALPILDRWVQEGRAVDKDALVTIIKELRYHKDYRQALEVSMWMSDKRYVELLHADVAIRLDLIAKVHGTEQAENYFNNTPEKLKVLEVYCALLNCYAHAKQLEKAEATMQKMKDLGLYMTSLSYNVLLNLYYKTGHKEKFNSLMSEMEENGIRYDKFTYGIKLNAAAAVSDLEGIDKILAEWQSDPRSLLDWADYAIAANGYTKSGAVDKALAMLKRSEEQIPSSKRQRGAYEYLMTQYAVLGKKDDTLRLWKCYKEQMKVYNKGYVCIMTSLSKFDDIESAEKIFEEWESEHLNYDNRIPNTLIGAYTRNGFLDKAEAIMSRITLKDQKPSPTAWNYLAKGYLDQGQFEKAVESATKAVSSAQPGWMPNKDVVVGCLEYFKMKADLEGAEKFIKLLRDKNIIRVNMQERLLNHIKNGNSTAVVGEMWDCPDGDEETSELTEVEYGSSNS; this is encoded by the exons ATGACGAAGCACTCTCATTTCAGCTCCCTATTCAACACCCTCTACTCCCGTCTCTCTCACTTTTCGCTCTTCTACTCCACGGCCGCCCCCAAATCTCACCGCAAGTCCTGGAGAGGCTCGCTGAACAGCCTCTACCGTCGGATCTCCCGGAACGATCCAAAGGCCTCCGCTCTACCCATTCTCGACCGGTGGGTCCAAGAAGGCCGAGCCGTAGATAAAGATGCCCTCGTCACTATCATCAAAGAGCTCAGGTACCACAAAGACTACCGCCAAGCTCTTGAG GTTTCTATGTGGATGAGTGACAAAAGGTATGTTGAACTTTTGCACGCCGACGTAGCCATCCGGCTTGATTTGATTGCAAAAGTTCATGGTACAGAACAGGCCGAGAATTATTTCAACAACACTCCCGAAAAATTGAAAGTCCTTGAGGTTTACTGTGCTCTCCTCAACTGCTATGCCCATGCAAAACAGTTGGAAAAAGCAGAGGCCACCATGCAGAAGATGAAAGATTTGGGGTTATATATGACGTCACTGTCATACAATGTTTTGCTCAATTTGTATTACAAGACTGGACACAAGGAGAAATTTAATAGTCTGATGAGTGAAATGGAAGAGAATGGCATCAGGTATGACAAATTCACGTATGGAATCAAACTCAACGCAGCTGCAGCTGTTTCTGATCTTGAAGGAATTGACAAGATTCTGGCAGAATGGCAATCTGATCCGAGGAGTCTTTTGGACTGGGCTGATTATGCTATTGCAGCAAATGGTTATACAAAATCAGGAGCTGTGGACAAGGCTTTAGCAATGTTAAAGAGATCTGAGGAACAGATACCAAGTTCTAAAAGACAGAGGGGAGCATATGAGTATCTTATGACTCAATATGCAGTACTGGGGAAGAAAGACGATACTTTGAGACTATGGAAATGTTACAAGGAGCAGATGAAAGTATACAATAAGGGTTATGTATGCATAATGACCTCACTCTCTAAGTTTGATGACATTGAGAGTGCTGAGAAGATCTTTGAAGAGTGGGAATCTGAGCATTTAAATTATGATAACCGTATCCCAAATACTTTAATTGGTGCTTATACCAGGAATGGCTTTCTTGACAAGGCTGAAGCCATTATGAGCAGGATAACATTGAAGGATCAGAAACCTAGTCCTACAGCATGGAATTATTTGGCTAAAGGGTACCTTGATCAAGGTCAATTTGAGAAGGCAGTTGAATCGGCAACAAAAGCGGTTTCTTCTGCGCAGCCAGGGTGGATGCCGAACAAGGATGTTGTGGTCGGATGTCTGGAGTACTTCAAAATGAAAGCAGATCTGGAAGGAGCGGAGAAATTCATCAAACTGCTCAGGGATAAGAATATCATTCGTGTAAATATGCAGGAAAGATTGTTGAATCATATCAAAAACGGCAATTCAACTGCTGTAGTAGGTGAAATGTGGGATTGTCCAGACGGGGATGAAGAAACAAGTGAACTTACAGAGGTGGAATATGGCAGTAGTAACTCTTAG